The Marinobacter halotolerans genome includes a window with the following:
- a CDS encoding LemA family protein has protein sequence MGTTVIGLIVIAVVVFYLVYIYNKLVSLRNQFKNGFAQIDVQLQRRHDLIPNLVESAKAYLSHERNTLTEVMQARNNAVDAQKDAARDPADGGKIQKLGGAENMLTKALANFYAVAENYPDLKANETIQQLMEELSSTENRVSFARQAFNDTVMVYNTFREQFPNNIISGMFAFKPTAQLELESPEARQAPKVSF, from the coding sequence ATGGGAACCACCGTTATTGGCCTGATCGTCATCGCCGTTGTTGTCTTTTACCTGGTGTATATCTACAACAAGCTGGTCTCCCTTCGAAACCAGTTCAAGAACGGTTTTGCTCAGATCGACGTGCAACTGCAACGCCGCCACGACCTGATACCCAACCTGGTTGAATCCGCCAAAGCCTACCTTAGCCACGAACGAAACACCCTGACCGAGGTCATGCAGGCCCGGAACAACGCGGTGGATGCGCAGAAAGACGCGGCCCGCGACCCAGCCGACGGCGGCAAGATCCAGAAACTGGGCGGTGCCGAGAACATGCTGACCAAAGCTCTGGCCAACTTTTACGCCGTGGCCGAAAACTATCCGGACCTGAAAGCCAACGAAACCATCCAGCAGTTGATGGAAGAGCTCTCCAGCACGGAAAACCGCGTCTCCTTCGCCCGCCAGGCGTTCAATGACACCGTCATGGTGTACAACACCTTCCGCGAGCAGTTCCCCAACAACATTATCTCCGGAATGTTTGCATTCAAACCAACTGCACAGCTGGAGCTTGAATCACCCGAGGCCCGTCAGGCACCAAAAGTGTCGTTTTAA
- the sodB gene encoding superoxide dismutase [Fe] produces MAFELPALPYEKNALEPHISEETLEYHYGKHHNTYVTKLNGLIEGTDNANKSLEDIIKSASGPLFNNAAQVWNHTFYWHCLSPNGGGEPTGAAKDAIEKAFGSFEDFKKEFNEKAAGNFGSGWTWLVKKADGSVAIVNTSNAETPLTGADKPVLTVDVWEHAYYIDYRNSRPNYLEAFWKLVNWDFVNENMA; encoded by the coding sequence ATGGCATTTGAACTTCCCGCACTTCCGTACGAAAAGAACGCACTTGAACCGCACATCTCTGAAGAAACGCTTGAGTACCATTACGGCAAGCATCACAACACCTACGTGACCAAGCTGAACGGCCTGATCGAAGGTACTGACAACGCCAACAAGTCGCTCGAAGACATTATCAAGAGCGCCAGCGGCCCGCTGTTCAACAACGCCGCACAAGTCTGGAACCATACCTTTTACTGGCACTGCCTGAGCCCGAACGGCGGAGGTGAGCCCACAGGTGCTGCGAAAGACGCTATCGAGAAAGCCTTCGGTTCTTTCGAAGACTTTAAAAAAGAGTTCAATGAAAAAGCCGCTGGCAACTTCGGTTCAGGCTGGACCTGGCTGGTGAAGAAAGCCGATGGCAGCGTTGCCATTGTTAACACCAGCAATGCCGAAACGCCGCTGACAGGCGCGGATAAGCCAGTGCTGACCGTCGATGTGTGGGAGCATGCGTACTACATCGATTACCGGAACAGCCGTCCGAACTACCTAGAGGCGTTCTGGAAACTGGTCAACTGGGATTTCGTCAACGAAAACATGGCCTGA
- a CDS encoding putative bifunctional diguanylate cyclase/phosphodiesterase: MQNSFELEHRLGYRILRWVLAVALLSGVLVSAVQVILDASRVSGALDAQARQTMALVEDASTQAVFSIDSDLAQQVVDGLFAQESIHLARITHPDGEPLGMRERPLRKMPLRPLTDAIFDADRTYRTELTREADPGSVYGFLDIHYDTGPIADTWLDRAIVTFASGIATAVILGMVLFVVFHLLLTRPLLRIVESVKQVDPDRPDDNLIELPPGHKDDELGLWVNATNNLLVAIGDSQTRHREAEDRVNRLARYDQLTGLPSRDTFMGLLQADIEEAQKENTVLSLICCGIDDFKSINEQCGFRTGDLILQTVADRLTQTLTGNRFTFARLGSDQFVVVEKGLRDGFQAADTGDRILGCLSQPMVFEDQTVSMTVTLGIALFPGDANKADRLLQSAEQTMALAKENGHNYFQFFVASVDQEIRERKQLEKDLSGALAQNQFHLVYQPQVNLATHRIIGAEALIRWEHPERGLVPPDDFIPVAEMNGRIVEIGEWVLDQACAQASRWATNGMPLRIAINLSAVQLRQESIVEDILDTLRRHNIPAGRLELEVTETSFMTNLEEAVDKLKRLHAAGISIAVDDFGTGYSSLTYLKRMPVQHLKIDKQFIRDLLVNEEDTRIANTIIDLGKSLNLTVVAEGVETAEQEYYLAQRGCQLAQGYFFSKPLKPAEFERFVENFHRSITEKSEGH, translated from the coding sequence ATGCAGAATTCTTTTGAGCTAGAACATCGCCTGGGCTACCGCATACTTCGGTGGGTACTTGCTGTTGCCCTGCTCAGTGGTGTGCTGGTAAGCGCGGTGCAGGTCATTCTGGACGCCAGCCGGGTGTCCGGGGCCCTGGACGCACAGGCCCGGCAGACGATGGCGCTGGTGGAGGATGCCTCCACCCAGGCGGTGTTCAGCATCGACAGCGATCTTGCGCAACAGGTAGTGGACGGACTGTTTGCCCAGGAATCCATCCACCTTGCCCGAATTACCCATCCGGATGGCGAGCCCCTGGGTATGCGCGAACGCCCGCTCCGTAAAATGCCCCTGCGACCGCTGACCGATGCCATTTTCGACGCTGATCGCACCTACCGCACCGAACTGACCCGTGAAGCCGACCCCGGCAGTGTTTACGGCTTTCTCGACATTCACTATGACACCGGCCCCATCGCCGACACCTGGCTGGATCGAGCCATTGTCACCTTTGCCTCGGGTATTGCCACCGCGGTTATCCTAGGGATGGTGCTGTTCGTAGTCTTTCACTTGTTACTGACACGCCCTCTGCTGCGCATTGTTGAATCGGTAAAGCAGGTTGACCCCGACCGTCCCGATGACAACCTGATTGAACTACCCCCGGGGCACAAGGACGACGAGCTGGGGCTCTGGGTCAATGCCACAAACAATCTGCTGGTGGCCATCGGCGACAGCCAGACCCGCCACCGCGAGGCGGAAGATCGGGTCAACCGGCTGGCTCGCTATGACCAGCTTACCGGACTGCCCAGCCGCGACACTTTTATGGGTCTGTTGCAGGCCGATATCGAAGAAGCCCAGAAAGAGAACACCGTCCTGTCACTGATCTGCTGTGGCATTGATGATTTCAAATCCATCAACGAACAGTGTGGCTTCCGCACTGGCGACCTGATACTGCAAACCGTAGCCGACCGCTTGACCCAGACCCTGACAGGCAACCGCTTCACCTTCGCAAGACTGGGCAGCGATCAGTTTGTGGTGGTCGAGAAGGGGCTACGCGATGGCTTCCAGGCGGCCGACACCGGCGACCGCATCCTGGGTTGCCTCAGCCAACCCATGGTCTTCGAAGACCAGACGGTATCAATGACGGTCACCCTGGGCATCGCCCTCTTTCCGGGAGACGCCAATAAAGCCGATCGCCTGCTACAGAGCGCCGAGCAGACCATGGCGCTTGCAAAAGAAAATGGCCATAACTACTTCCAGTTCTTCGTTGCCAGCGTTGACCAGGAGATCCGTGAGCGCAAACAGCTTGAAAAAGACCTGTCGGGCGCACTTGCCCAGAATCAGTTCCATCTGGTGTACCAGCCCCAGGTGAATCTTGCGACCCACCGCATTATCGGTGCCGAAGCACTGATTCGCTGGGAGCACCCGGAGCGGGGGTTGGTACCGCCGGATGACTTTATTCCGGTTGCGGAGATGAACGGGCGGATCGTGGAAATTGGTGAATGGGTACTGGACCAGGCCTGCGCTCAGGCCTCGCGCTGGGCTACCAACGGCATGCCGCTGCGGATCGCCATCAACCTGTCTGCCGTACAGCTGCGACAGGAAAGCATTGTCGAAGACATACTGGATACCCTTCGCCGTCACAATATTCCGGCCGGCCGCCTGGAACTGGAAGTTACCGAAACCAGTTTCATGACCAATCTCGAAGAGGCCGTGGACAAGCTCAAACGCCTGCACGCTGCGGGCATCAGCATTGCGGTTGACGATTTTGGCACGGGTTACTCATCGCTCACCTATCTCAAACGGATGCCGGTACAACACCTTAAGATCGACAAGCAGTTCATCCGGGACCTGCTGGTCAACGAGGAAGACACCCGTATTGCCAATACTATTATCGACCTCGGCAAGAGCCTGAATCTGACGGTTGTGGCCGAAGGCGTGGAAACGGCAGAACAGGAGTATTATCTGGCACAACGCGGCTGCCAGCTAGCCCAGGGCTATTTTTTCAGCAAGCCGCTCAAACCCGCGGAATTTGAACGGTTTGTTGAGAATTTCCACCGTTCCATTACGGAAAAATCAGAGGGGCACTGA
- a CDS encoding 5-(carboxyamino)imidazole ribonucleotide synthase, whose translation MRIGVLGAGQLGRMLALAGYPLAKTFVFYDMSGSPSAGLGEVMIDRDNQYLADFISRVDRVTYEFEHLPVEVAEKIAAEKPVHPSPRALQVCQNREAEKTLFGDLGISTPEWKIADSAESLQAAAEALGCPVVAKTNTEGYDGKGQAVLRSPEEAEEAWTSINHPRLIVEKFVEFRREVSIIAVRSESGDLAFYPMAENTHHQGILRYSIAPAPGLEHHIQEDAERYIKALLNELNYVGVLTLELFETAEGLVANEMAPRVHNSGHWTIEGAMTSQFENHIRAVSGHPLGNVAARGVSCMINIIGEHGDIERILELPYAHVHLYNKGERPGRKLGHINILADSYEELVWRVKNCAQFLPGSPEFESSLTSKG comes from the coding sequence ATGAGAATTGGTGTTTTAGGGGCTGGTCAGCTTGGACGTATGTTGGCGTTAGCTGGGTACCCGCTGGCCAAGACATTTGTTTTCTATGACATGTCTGGCAGCCCCAGTGCCGGACTGGGCGAAGTAATGATTGACCGGGACAACCAGTACCTGGCGGACTTTATTTCCCGGGTTGACCGCGTCACCTACGAATTCGAGCATCTGCCGGTCGAAGTTGCCGAGAAGATTGCGGCGGAAAAACCCGTCCATCCCTCCCCCCGCGCATTGCAGGTTTGCCAAAACCGTGAGGCCGAAAAGACACTTTTCGGTGATCTTGGTATTTCCACACCAGAATGGAAAATTGCGGATAGTGCCGAATCACTTCAGGCTGCCGCAGAAGCCCTCGGTTGCCCGGTCGTAGCCAAGACCAACACCGAAGGTTATGACGGCAAGGGCCAGGCGGTATTGCGCTCGCCCGAAGAAGCTGAAGAGGCCTGGACCTCCATCAATCACCCGCGGCTGATCGTGGAAAAGTTTGTGGAGTTCCGTCGGGAAGTGTCCATTATTGCCGTTCGGTCCGAATCCGGGGATCTGGCGTTTTACCCGATGGCGGAAAACACTCACCATCAGGGCATTCTGCGGTATTCCATAGCCCCCGCCCCCGGGCTGGAACACCATATTCAGGAAGACGCCGAGCGTTATATCAAGGCTCTGCTGAACGAATTGAACTATGTCGGCGTATTAACTCTTGAACTGTTCGAGACCGCCGAAGGCCTGGTCGCCAACGAAATGGCGCCGCGGGTGCACAACTCCGGACACTGGACCATCGAAGGCGCAATGACCAGCCAGTTCGAGAACCATATCCGGGCGGTCAGCGGTCATCCGCTGGGAAATGTCGCCGCCCGCGGTGTCAGCTGCATGATCAACATCATCGGTGAGCACGGCGACATTGAACGTATTCTGGAGCTGCCCTACGCCCACGTTCATCTGTACAACAAGGGTGAGAGGCCGGGGCGAAAGCTTGGGCATATCAACATTCTGGCGGACAGCTATGAAGAGCTGGTCTGGCGGGTCAAGAACTGCGCCCAGTTCCTGCCCGGCAGCCCCGAGTTTGAAAGTTCTTTAACCTCAAAGGGTTGA
- a CDS encoding coiled-coil domain-containing protein, translated as MEPIRPDEDELRASRSNNTEKKEPQKPAKKAAKSGNGGRSGPSAVLSLLVILAVAGVGAFAWYQHSQRIQQLESQLEEADYWVRQSKLALARFEGELSETGEDLQEAGQSIEQRLSNQSARLDEADSEIRKLWGVANDRNKARLNEHEARLDSLNEALKAAAGHREALVADVNTLEETLSSEVDAIETSIQQQATAQNQQLESQQAALKELQSALSGIEESVDSRLTRFQREQALTISGLESRISSLEVATQKLSGDSVASLKSDLANLKQTVSSIDASRAQLTSRLVRLSEEVSQLRARLPAQ; from the coding sequence ATGGAGCCTATCCGACCCGATGAAGACGAGCTGCGGGCATCACGCAGTAACAACACGGAAAAAAAGGAACCGCAAAAGCCAGCCAAAAAAGCGGCGAAGTCCGGAAACGGGGGTCGGTCCGGGCCATCGGCGGTGCTCTCTCTGCTGGTGATACTGGCAGTTGCCGGCGTTGGGGCCTTCGCCTGGTATCAGCATAGCCAGCGTATACAGCAGCTGGAATCCCAGCTTGAAGAAGCGGACTACTGGGTTCGGCAGAGCAAGCTGGCACTGGCGCGTTTCGAAGGTGAATTGTCCGAGACCGGTGAGGACCTCCAGGAGGCCGGCCAGTCCATCGAGCAGCGCCTGAGTAACCAGAGCGCCCGCCTGGATGAGGCCGATAGCGAGATTCGCAAACTCTGGGGCGTGGCAAACGACCGCAACAAGGCTCGCCTGAACGAACACGAGGCGAGGCTGGACAGCTTGAACGAAGCCCTGAAAGCGGCAGCCGGGCACCGGGAAGCGCTGGTGGCGGATGTAAATACGCTGGAGGAAACACTCAGTTCCGAGGTGGATGCTATAGAAACTTCCATACAGCAGCAGGCAACCGCCCAGAACCAGCAGCTTGAGAGCCAGCAGGCAGCGCTGAAAGAGCTGCAGTCAGCCCTGTCCGGCATCGAGGAATCGGTGGATAGCCGGCTGACACGCTTCCAGCGCGAGCAGGCGTTGACGATTAGCGGTCTTGAGAGTCGGATTTCGTCGCTCGAGGTTGCGACCCAGAAGCTCTCCGGCGACAGTGTGGCGTCTCTTAAGTCGGATCTGGCGAACCTGAAGCAGACGGTGTCGTCAATTGATGCGTCCCGGGCCCAGCTCACCTCAAGGCTTGTGCGTTTGTCGGAAGAAGTCAGCCAGCTCCGGGCCCGCCTGCCGGCTCAGTAA
- a CDS encoding DUF2846 domain-containing protein, with translation MMTRVSLPRFCLSSNVLWRRLSRAALLSLMLVMSGCTVYQSIGKSVGGFVHPVTGHDFVHISNDKWSRDNALVYFYRPHSDWASYEIESPSVYIDDTHYFNFRNDSFTWFEVSPGQRHIQMRRPLLGLEGMGSFSLSMIADTMLAVEPGQIYYLRYSEVEKPEANYPGLPEDHPLRSGDLQLVTREYAMQADEIVSTRFLNSDLLSPNHGAASIVRVTEDVDYERRRGELEEERAAEIEQLKAEGKHSEPSWFWPFGGGPTVPLETDKKLNELEREYAALEREREREDASDGWWIF, from the coding sequence ATGATGACCCGAGTTTCTCTGCCCCGATTCTGTCTGAGCAGTAACGTCCTCTGGCGCCGACTGTCCCGGGCGGCGCTGCTGTCTCTGATGCTGGTGATGTCCGGCTGCACGGTGTACCAATCCATCGGCAAAAGCGTGGGCGGGTTTGTGCACCCGGTGACCGGCCACGATTTTGTTCATATCAGCAACGACAAGTGGAGCCGGGATAACGCGCTGGTCTATTTCTACCGGCCGCATTCGGACTGGGCTTCCTACGAGATCGAATCCCCCAGCGTCTACATAGACGACACCCACTACTTCAACTTCCGCAATGACAGTTTTACCTGGTTCGAGGTCAGCCCCGGGCAGCGCCATATTCAGATGCGCCGGCCGCTGTTGGGGCTGGAGGGAATGGGTTCGTTCAGCCTCAGCATGATTGCAGATACCATGCTGGCCGTTGAGCCCGGACAGATCTATTATCTGCGATACAGTGAGGTGGAAAAGCCTGAGGCCAACTATCCCGGCCTGCCGGAAGATCACCCGCTGCGCTCCGGCGATTTGCAGCTGGTCACCCGTGAGTACGCCATGCAGGCGGACGAAATCGTTTCTACGCGATTTCTGAACAGCGATCTTCTGTCGCCCAATCATGGCGCGGCATCTATTGTCAGGGTGACCGAGGATGTGGATTACGAGCGTCGGCGCGGCGAGCTTGAAGAAGAGCGGGCGGCGGAAATCGAACAGCTAAAAGCCGAGGGGAAACACAGCGAGCCCTCCTGGTTCTGGCCTTTCGGGGGCGGCCCCACCGTTCCACTTGAAACCGACAAGAAGCTGAACGAACTTGAAAGGGAATACGCGGCGCTCGAGCGCGAGCGGGAGCGTGAGGACGCCAGCGACGGTTGGTGGATTTTCTGA
- the purE gene encoding 5-(carboxyamino)imidazole ribonucleotide mutase, with protein MQPLVGLIMGSKSDWPTMEHAASMLEKLGVPYETKVVSAHRTPDLLFDYAKTASERGLKVIIAGAGGAAHLPGMVASQTSLPVLGVPVQSKALNGLDSLLSIVQMPGGIAVGTLAIGKAGATNAGLLAAQIIGTSDENVREAVDEFRATQTKTILDGPDPRDQ; from the coding sequence ATGCAGCCGCTTGTAGGACTCATCATGGGCTCGAAGTCAGACTGGCCCACCATGGAACACGCCGCCAGCATGCTGGAAAAACTGGGCGTGCCCTATGAGACAAAAGTTGTCTCTGCCCACCGGACGCCAGATCTGCTGTTCGACTACGCTAAAACCGCCTCTGAGCGGGGGCTGAAAGTCATTATTGCGGGCGCTGGCGGGGCGGCGCATCTTCCGGGCATGGTTGCCTCCCAGACGTCCCTGCCGGTTCTGGGTGTCCCCGTTCAGTCCAAAGCCCTGAATGGTCTCGATTCGCTGCTGTCGATCGTTCAGATGCCTGGCGGCATTGCGGTAGGCACACTGGCCATCGGCAAAGCAGGCGCTACCAACGCTGGTCTTCTGGCGGCACAAATCATCGGCACCTCTGATGAGAACGTTCGCGAAGCTGTTGACGAGTTCCGAGCAACACAGACAAAAACGATTCTTGACGGCCCTGATCCTCGGGATCAGTGA
- a CDS encoding M48 family metallopeptidase, translated as MAHPGFFQRQANARRNTSLLVVLFLIAVTLITLAVCVVGYFVTRSETSHLAFQDWVQSTHGLYTAVAVIAVIGIGSLVRWVDLAGGGHRVAKMVGARAVDPATRDSDERRLRNIVEEMAIASGISVPDVYVMDQETGINAFVAGYTPGEAVMVVTHGTLTQLSRDELQGVVAHEFSHILNGDMRLNVRLIAILAGILMIGQIGTFLTQMAFAGSSRYSSRDRRGQAAFGLIGVALLVIGYIGVFFGRLIQSAVSRQREMLADASSVQFTRNPDGIAGALFKIGIKSGYLDTTTHASDMNHMCFSESARMKLSSLLASHPPIPERIEAIAPGMMARLRSRHRDSQPASSLKGTSATKRATPEGTAGFAGGSSGSTSPLNHTKEPVSHSVGTINRAGEDYAHALLGRLPSTFRNLLYTRAGAIQLCYALLIHELSDEDQQAYLGQLETESLFTPNPTLLDKLLPSLSEIGQGVRLPALELAMPALRKLDPDEREHLLNACETLIRADRKVSLFELTMIGFLRKHLAEDAARVPVVRHRNYRAVEHHLNVLFSLLARLGADRPDQQQALLEETMAGFANSRQKGGSGELAQQISHRRLREALTELNALSPLLKPAIIDAACHCILADGTIRPTEYELIRLIADQLDCPMPPLTT; from the coding sequence ATGGCTCATCCCGGCTTCTTTCAGCGCCAGGCCAATGCCCGGCGAAACACCAGCCTGCTTGTTGTTCTGTTCCTTATTGCCGTGACCCTGATCACCCTGGCGGTGTGCGTGGTTGGCTATTTCGTCACCCGCAGCGAAACCAGCCATCTGGCCTTTCAGGACTGGGTTCAAAGCACCCATGGGCTCTACACCGCCGTGGCAGTGATTGCGGTTATCGGCATTGGTTCGCTGGTTCGCTGGGTCGACCTGGCCGGTGGCGGCCATCGGGTGGCGAAAATGGTTGGCGCCCGAGCAGTTGATCCGGCAACCCGGGATTCCGACGAACGCCGGCTGCGCAACATTGTGGAAGAAATGGCCATCGCCAGCGGCATTTCCGTGCCGGACGTGTATGTGATGGACCAGGAAACTGGCATCAATGCCTTTGTGGCCGGCTACACCCCCGGCGAGGCCGTGATGGTGGTAACCCATGGCACCCTCACCCAACTGAGCCGGGATGAGCTTCAGGGCGTCGTGGCACACGAATTCAGCCACATTCTCAACGGCGACATGCGGCTTAACGTTCGGCTGATCGCCATTCTGGCGGGCATTCTGATGATCGGCCAGATCGGCACCTTCCTGACACAGATGGCCTTTGCCGGTTCATCGCGCTATTCCTCCCGAGATCGCCGGGGCCAGGCGGCCTTCGGACTGATTGGCGTTGCCCTGCTGGTTATCGGTTACATCGGGGTATTTTTTGGCAGGTTGATCCAGTCGGCCGTCTCGCGCCAGCGTGAAATGCTGGCGGATGCATCATCGGTGCAGTTCACCCGCAATCCCGACGGCATTGCCGGCGCCCTATTCAAGATTGGCATCAAGAGCGGCTACCTGGACACCACCACCCACGCCAGCGACATGAACCACATGTGTTTCAGTGAAAGCGCCCGCATGAAGCTATCGTCTCTGCTGGCTTCACATCCGCCCATTCCCGAACGGATCGAGGCGATTGCGCCCGGTATGATGGCGCGCCTGCGCAGCCGCCACCGTGACAGCCAGCCAGCTTCTTCTCTCAAAGGTACCAGTGCCACGAAACGGGCCACGCCCGAGGGCACCGCAGGTTTTGCGGGGGGCTCGTCTGGATCCACCTCCCCGTTGAACCACACAAAGGAGCCTGTGTCGCACAGTGTCGGCACTATCAACCGGGCCGGTGAGGACTATGCCCACGCCCTGCTGGGCAGACTGCCATCCACCTTCCGCAACCTGCTGTACACCCGCGCGGGGGCCATTCAGCTTTGCTATGCACTGCTTATTCATGAACTGTCGGACGAAGATCAGCAGGCGTATCTTGGGCAACTGGAAACCGAATCGCTGTTCACGCCCAACCCGACGCTGCTGGACAAACTGCTACCGTCACTGTCTGAAATCGGCCAGGGAGTGCGCCTTCCGGCCCTTGAACTGGCCATGCCGGCACTGCGCAAGCTCGATCCCGACGAGCGCGAGCACCTGTTGAATGCCTGTGAAACGCTGATCAGGGCCGACCGTAAGGTCAGCCTGTTCGAACTGACGATGATTGGTTTTCTGCGAAAGCACCTTGCGGAAGACGCTGCCAGGGTGCCGGTGGTGCGACACCGCAATTACCGCGCCGTGGAGCACCATCTGAATGTACTTTTCAGCCTGCTGGCAAGGCTGGGAGCGGACAGGCCGGACCAGCAGCAGGCCCTGCTGGAAGAGACCATGGCTGGATTTGCGAACAGCAGACAGAAGGGTGGGTCCGGCGAATTGGCGCAACAGATTTCACATCGGCGTCTGCGTGAAGCACTGACGGAACTGAACGCCCTCTCCCCGCTGCTGAAACCGGCCATCATCGACGCCGCGTGCCACTGTATTCTGGCCGATGGCACTATCAGGCCGACAGAGTACGAACTGATCCGGCTTATCGCCGATCAGCTCGACTGTCCCATGCCGCCGCTGACAACCTGA
- a CDS encoding AraC family transcriptional regulator — protein MPSRRTNSLGELSVLYASVLARAVAAEGQDPAPLMERFGLSPQSLATPDARISIPRFMRLGEAAIRLTGNPALGLTMGQLSRPVDAGMAGLAAQCAPTAGEGLNTLIKFGVLTSHNSRGTPWMSGKGLTANFYSIRPYNVFNYFVVDSVLAAWTEFLRIVSGQQQVLESVSIEYPSRGLDEEFEAWFGCPVEFGAKGNAIQLSASARDAAALQSQPGMFDLLARQCERQLLKTRSHWTMGDRVKDRLTPLLQGNTPDLATVADQLGLAPWTLQRQLRAEGTGFRELLDETRQELASEYIRETRTSISEIAWLLGFANPAAFHKAWKRWFKTSPAEHRKRYVREQKEKGIL, from the coding sequence ATGCCCTCCCGACGCACCAACTCCCTCGGCGAACTGAGCGTACTTTACGCCTCGGTACTGGCGCGCGCTGTGGCCGCAGAAGGCCAGGATCCCGCCCCTTTGATGGAACGGTTCGGGCTAAGCCCACAGTCCCTGGCGACACCCGATGCCAGAATCAGCATCCCCCGCTTCATGCGTCTGGGCGAGGCCGCCATCCGGCTAACGGGCAATCCTGCCCTGGGCCTGACCATGGGCCAGCTTTCCCGCCCTGTTGATGCAGGTATGGCAGGCCTTGCGGCGCAGTGTGCACCAACTGCCGGCGAAGGGCTGAACACCCTCATCAAGTTCGGTGTGCTGACCAGCCACAACAGCCGTGGCACACCCTGGATGTCCGGCAAGGGCCTGACCGCCAACTTCTATTCGATCCGCCCCTACAATGTCTTCAACTACTTTGTGGTGGATTCGGTGCTGGCCGCCTGGACCGAGTTTCTCCGCATCGTTTCGGGGCAACAGCAGGTGCTGGAAAGCGTCAGTATTGAATACCCATCCCGGGGACTGGACGAGGAATTCGAAGCCTGGTTCGGGTGCCCCGTGGAGTTTGGCGCCAAGGGAAATGCCATTCAGCTGTCAGCATCAGCACGCGATGCAGCCGCGCTGCAGTCCCAGCCGGGAATGTTTGATCTTCTGGCGAGGCAATGTGAGCGTCAGCTTCTGAAAACCCGCTCTCACTGGACCATGGGAGACCGCGTAAAAGACCGTTTGACTCCCCTGCTCCAGGGAAACACGCCGGATCTGGCAACCGTCGCGGACCAGTTGGGCCTTGCACCCTGGACACTGCAGCGCCAGCTGCGGGCGGAAGGTACGGGGTTTAGGGAACTACTCGACGAGACCCGACAGGAGCTGGCGAGTGAATACATTCGGGAGACACGGACATCGATATCGGAAATCGCATGGTTGCTGGGCTTTGCCAACCCCGCGGCGTTTCACAAAGCGTGGAAGCGCTGGTTCAAAACGAGCCCCGCAGAACATCGAAAACGATACGTCCGCGAGCAGAAAGAAAAGGGCATTCTGTGA